In a genomic window of Nostoc sp. UHCC 0870:
- the vapB gene encoding type II toxin-antitoxin system VapB family antitoxin: MTAQVVDTTSELISKLQTLAPEQQQQVLDFVEFLAQKYALPEETQEIPEKRVLGLSEGEIWMSDDFNDPLPDEFWMGEGEV, from the coding sequence ATGACTGCTCAAGTTGTAGATACCACCTCAGAATTAATTTCCAAGTTGCAAACCCTAGCACCGGAACAGCAACAGCAGGTGTTAGATTTTGTAGAATTTTTAGCACAAAAGTATGCTCTCCCTGAAGAAACTCAAGAAATACCTGAGAAACGGGTACTGGGTTTAAGTGAAGGTGAGATTTGGATGAGTGATGATTTTAATGACCCTTTACCGGACGAATTCTGGATGGGTGAAGGTGAGGTATGA
- the rplU gene encoding 50S ribosomal protein L21 has protein sequence MTYAIIETGGKQIKVEPGRFYDIELLAVEPDEKVTIDAVLLVQHDGEVSIGQPLVSGATVEGTVMRHLRGRKVLVYKMKPKKKTRKKRGHRQEITRLMIDSITINGTVFTAPAEVAAEVVEEVAVEVVAAE, from the coding sequence ATGACCTACGCGATTATTGAAACTGGCGGCAAACAAATTAAAGTTGAGCCAGGTCGTTTTTACGATATTGAACTGCTCGCTGTCGAGCCAGATGAAAAAGTTACAATAGATGCAGTCTTACTAGTACAGCATGACGGCGAAGTCAGCATTGGACAGCCTTTAGTCTCAGGTGCAACAGTGGAAGGTACTGTAATGCGCCATCTGAGAGGCCGCAAAGTCCTGGTTTACAAAATGAAGCCCAAAAAGAAAACCCGTAAAAAACGGGGGCATCGCCAGGAAATTACTAGACTGATGATTGATTCCATTACCATTAACGGTACAGTCTTCACTGCTCCAGCAGAAGTTGCTGCTGAAGTTGTGGAGGAAGTTGCTGTTGAAGTTGTGGCTGCTGAATAA
- the rpmA gene encoding 50S ribosomal protein L27: MAHKKGTGSTRNGRDSNAQRLGVKRFGGQVVIAGNILVRQRGTKFHPGNNVGIGKDDTLFALVDGVVTFERKGKSRKKVSVYPAVAAEAVAVAS, encoded by the coding sequence ATGGCTCATAAGAAAGGTACGGGTAGTACGCGTAACGGACGCGATTCTAATGCTCAACGTCTAGGTGTGAAACGGTTTGGTGGACAGGTTGTAATTGCGGGAAATATCCTCGTGCGTCAACGTGGTACTAAGTTTCATCCTGGTAATAATGTTGGTATTGGCAAAGATGATACTTTGTTCGCCTTGGTTGATGGTGTAGTCACCTTTGAAAGAAAGGGTAAATCCCGCAAAAAGGTCAGCGTTTATCCAGCAGTTGCAGCAGAAGCAGTAGCAGTAGCTAGCTAA
- the cruF gene encoding gamma-carotene 1'-hydroxylase CruF, whose protein sequence is MKQLVIVERVCLIGHIVSMVFGLVGILLVVPNAEVLFHLSEIGQTAMQWSMAGGGVVYMILGAAAVFLYALRTLGLGRTLGFMLPAVLISLTSELLGTSTGFPFGHYSYLSGLGYKIAGLVPFTIPLSWFYVGCAAYLLGRAGLAVDKKPSLLRHAGAIVLGALLLTSWDFVLDPAMSQTALPFWYWQQPGAFFGMPYQNFAGWMGTGAVFMIVAALLWRNNPIQFERSQLNFPLAIYLSNFGFATVMSLAAGFSIPVLLGLVLGVAPALLLWWKATASPSQIAVEAVTNEISVASVKVALK, encoded by the coding sequence ATGAAACAGCTTGTTATCGTTGAGCGCGTATGCCTAATTGGTCATATTGTGTCAATGGTTTTTGGATTGGTAGGGATACTACTAGTTGTACCTAATGCCGAAGTCCTTTTTCATCTATCTGAGATAGGACAAACAGCCATGCAGTGGAGTATGGCGGGAGGTGGAGTAGTCTACATGATTTTAGGTGCAGCAGCTGTATTTTTGTATGCCTTACGGACATTAGGTTTAGGTCGTACTTTGGGGTTTATGCTGCCTGCGGTATTAATTTCCTTAACCAGTGAACTTCTAGGAACTAGTACAGGTTTTCCTTTTGGTCACTACAGTTATTTAAGTGGCTTAGGGTATAAAATTGCGGGGTTAGTGCCATTTACTATTCCCTTGTCATGGTTTTATGTGGGCTGTGCTGCCTATCTGTTGGGACGTGCTGGTTTAGCCGTGGACAAAAAGCCTAGTTTGTTACGTCATGCTGGTGCGATCGTTTTGGGTGCTTTGCTGCTAACTTCCTGGGATTTTGTACTTGACCCAGCGATGAGCCAAACTGCTTTACCCTTCTGGTATTGGCAACAACCAGGTGCGTTCTTTGGAATGCCCTATCAAAACTTTGCTGGTTGGATGGGTACAGGTGCGGTATTTATGATTGTGGCTGCATTGTTGTGGAGAAATAACCCCATTCAATTTGAGCGATCGCAGTTAAATTTCCCCCTAGCTATCTATTTAAGCAACTTTGGTTTTGCAACTGTAATGAGTTTAGCTGCTGGCTTTTCTATTCCCGTATTATTGGGTTTAGTCTTAGGTGTAGCCCCAGCCTTGTTGCTATGGTGGAAAGCTACAGCTTCTCCATCCCAAATCGCTGTTGAAGCAGTCACCAATGAAATCTCCGTGGCTAGCGTTAAAGTGGCGTTGAAGTAA